A single window of Nicotiana sylvestris chromosome 3, ASM39365v2, whole genome shotgun sequence DNA harbors:
- the LOC138887596 gene encoding uncharacterized protein yields the protein MPADKRKAYALRTKAARYCLYQGNLYRKMFGGPLARCLRPSQTEYVMREVHEGHCGNHAGGRLLVKTMIRAGYYWPKMEEEANGFMSKCDKCQRYGNNMNRPAELLHPVIAPWPFMKWGMDIVGPLPQAKEAATGTVTTSEEAATGAVSAGLEVLGSTRGARVMEVSASID from the exons ATGCCTGCTGACAAAAGAAAAGCTTATGCACTTCGTACAAAAGCTGCTCGTTactgtttatatcaaggaaatctttatcgaaaaatgttcggtgggCCATTAGCAAGGTGTCTCAGACCTtcccaaacagaatatgtgatgagagaagtacatgaaggacattgtggaaatcacgcaggaggaaggttGCTGGTAAAAACGAtgattcgagcagggtattattggcctaaaatggaagaagaagcaaacggTTTCATGTCCAAGTGTGATAAATGTCAGAGATACGGCAATAATATGAATAGACCAGCTGAGCTATTgcaccctgttatagccccgtggccctttatgaaatggggaatggatatcgtaggtccattgccacaagcaaaag aaGCAGCCACAGGCACAGTgacaacttctgaagaagcagcaacaggagCGGTTTCAGCTGGGCTTGAAGTGTTAGGTTCAACGAGGGGAGCAAGAGTCATGGAAGTTTCAGCTTCCATAGACTAA
- the LOC138887597 gene encoding uncharacterized protein — MEDIFKIKQGDSELLRDFVDRFQREIMTLPRVPDNWAAIAFASNLNDKSSEATRRIKESLRDFPASTWNDVYNRYSTKLRIEEDTVPQFRHEERSNSRRSESEKRSGYLTELFSEKGKQAYMKNRQEPPKPLSPKRTMNVISGGEDIHGVTYTASNKVSKVTITHGKRVRQVLENESISFDDADTEGVMTSHNDALVISLLVYDTNVKRVLIDPGSSVNIILLRVLREMQAEDKMIPKVHTLSGFDNSSVVTKGEVILTTFTAGVVKETKFQAVDMEMVYNITWGDLGSMTWMLSHQLYIKSKQ; from the exons atggaggatattttcaaaatcaagcaaggcgACTCCGAGTTGCTCAGggattttgttgatagattccaacgtgaaatAATGACTTTACCTCGTGTACCAGAtaactgggctgcaatagcttttgcaagcaacttaaatgacaaaagctcagaagccacgagaagaattaaagaaagccttcgagattTTCCTGCATCCACGTGGAATgacgtttataacaggtatagtacgaagttgAGAATTGAGGAAGATACCGTACCTCAGTTTCGTCATGAAGAAAGGAGCAATTCTAGGAGATCAGAatccgaaaaaagatcag ggtatctcactgagttatttagtgagaaaggtaagcaagcctatatgaaaaataggcaggaGCCACCAAAGCCCCTTTCACCGAAGAGAACTATGAATGttataagtgggggagaagatattcacggtgtAACATATACggcttccaacaaggtttctaaagtaacgataacacacgggaaacgggtacggcaggttttagaaaacgaaagtatttctttcgatgatgcagataccgaaggagtaatGACCTCacataacgacgcactggtaatatctttacttgtatatgatactaatgtaaaacgagttttgattgatccaggaagttccgtgaatattatactattaagggtattacgtgaaatgcaagctgaagacaaaatgatacctaaGGTGCATACCCTATCCgggttcgacaattcaagtgtggtaacaaaaggagaggtaattctaacaacttttactgcaggtgttgttaaagaaactaaatttcaggcaGTAGATATGGAAATGGTTTACAATATTACATGgggagaccttggatccatgacatggatgctgtcccatcaactctacatcaa atcaaagcaatag